A stretch of the Pseudobacteriovorax antillogorgiicola genome encodes the following:
- a CDS encoding glycerophosphodiester phosphodiesterase, translating to MMKDDVINTTLGGCGMIVIGHRGAPDEALENSWDSFRKAIAGGAARIELDVHLGKEGLLPIIHDENLKRTTGHDIEVSVLSPKDLARIKLSNQEALPLLEDVLNQLLPQIELNIELKSGGKELADAVVTILPPLEARPRKIIISSFDRDLIYYLSQQHPQETLALLWDESDLSSVEAEMKRSQCRIFHPEVRYVNQELMSICQANEWLVFPYISMKDETDPETIWTQLEDLGVDGLCTNFPREMTQWLQGRS from the coding sequence ATGATGAAGGACGACGTGATCAACACGACCTTGGGAGGATGCGGGATGATTGTGATTGGCCATCGAGGCGCTCCCGATGAAGCCCTAGAGAATTCATGGGACAGCTTTAGAAAAGCAATCGCCGGTGGAGCAGCTCGAATAGAGCTCGATGTTCACTTGGGAAAAGAAGGGCTTTTGCCCATTATCCACGATGAAAACTTGAAGCGGACGACAGGTCACGATATTGAAGTGTCTGTGCTTTCGCCGAAGGATCTCGCTAGAATTAAACTCAGCAATCAGGAAGCACTTCCTCTATTGGAAGACGTTTTGAATCAACTTCTTCCTCAGATTGAGCTCAACATCGAACTCAAGAGCGGCGGCAAAGAGCTAGCTGATGCGGTGGTCACCATCCTTCCACCCCTTGAAGCACGCCCCCGTAAGATTATCATTTCAAGTTTCGACCGAGACTTAATTTATTATCTCAGTCAGCAGCACCCCCAGGAAACCCTTGCCCTACTTTGGGATGAAAGTGACTTATCCTCTGTGGAAGCGGAAATGAAACGCAGCCAATGTAGGATTTTTCACCCCGAAGTTCGGTATGTGAATCAGGAGTTGATGAGTATTTGCCAAGCCAATGAGTGGCTTGTTTTTCCTTATATTTCGATGAAAGACGAAACCGACCCTGAGACTATCTGGACTCAACTTGAAGACTTAGGAGTTGATGGTCTCTGTACCAACTTTCCAAGGGAGATGACGCAATGGTTGCAAGGGAGATCATAA
- a CDS encoding class I SAM-dependent methyltransferase, with the protein MEIATLLSLIVLGCFIWRWACHWFNIPWPSWMAWWLENPYMLIFCHPKDLLARLRLEPNMKVLEVGCGAGRVTIPVAQAVPQGSVLGVDLQAGMIRQLERRTKRMSLPNLSWHQRDVIRDGLPSGPFDRIVVVTVLGEIPAYTKVLQDAFDQLRPGGMVSITEVLPDPCYIPSKRLRHECESLGFQHLETIHNLVSYTLNLEKPRS; encoded by the coding sequence CTTCATCTGGCGATGGGCTTGCCATTGGTTTAATATTCCATGGCCCTCTTGGATGGCCTGGTGGCTTGAAAACCCGTACATGCTTATCTTTTGCCACCCGAAAGATTTGCTAGCTCGACTGAGGCTTGAACCGAACATGAAAGTCCTAGAAGTAGGGTGTGGTGCCGGGCGGGTAACAATACCTGTAGCGCAAGCGGTACCGCAAGGCTCGGTACTCGGCGTGGATCTTCAGGCCGGAATGATTCGACAGCTGGAACGTCGAACCAAACGAATGAGCCTGCCAAACCTTAGCTGGCACCAGCGCGATGTGATTAGAGATGGGCTCCCGTCGGGACCATTCGACCGGATTGTGGTCGTCACGGTGCTCGGTGAAATCCCAGCCTATACGAAGGTTTTGCAAGACGCTTTTGATCAGCTTAGGCCTGGGGGAATGGTATCGATCACAGAAGTGCTTCCTGACCCTTGCTATATTCCATCAAAGCGGCTTCGACATGAGTGTGAGTCGCTAGGTTTTCAGCATTTGGAGACCATCCATAACCTTGTGAGCTATACGCTCAATCTTGAAAAACCTCGTTCTTAA
- a CDS encoding alpha/beta fold hydrolase: protein MGREKQWTYSQVKSKDGTAIRYGHWRGKTSSNHTLVFLNGRSEWLEKYEDIAKLIQVKPDCDILSWDHRGQGGSGGLRSHVDSYDEFLSDGRTVLEHALGSDTTYTIMAHSMGGLIALYGTLKKVFRPQQLILSSPLLMLPDQPIKRSIYIPASKVACRLTMARKSPGVGGQHDIYPGNSLTRSFSGFQRVQESPYPIPSPTFGWVNATDEAIRFVHDPKNLQGLLCPVLILGGSAEAVVDHRGFSHWVHEASKASDEPISFFNIPGARHELLNEIGRTITTARRNILYWMKQEGFKNEVFQD from the coding sequence ATGGGAAGGGAGAAACAGTGGACGTATTCTCAAGTAAAAAGCAAGGATGGAACTGCAATCAGATATGGCCACTGGCGCGGTAAAACCTCAAGCAATCACACACTGGTGTTCTTGAACGGCCGCTCGGAGTGGCTTGAAAAGTACGAGGACATTGCCAAGCTTATTCAAGTGAAACCTGATTGCGATATTCTTTCCTGGGATCATCGTGGCCAAGGAGGCTCTGGGGGACTTAGGTCTCATGTGGATTCTTATGATGAGTTCCTAAGCGACGGACGCACGGTGCTAGAGCACGCACTCGGATCGGACACGACGTATACTATCATGGCTCACTCAATGGGAGGCCTCATCGCTCTATATGGCACCCTCAAAAAGGTATTCCGTCCCCAGCAGTTGATTCTTAGCTCTCCCCTATTGATGCTACCCGATCAACCGATTAAACGATCGATTTATATTCCGGCCTCTAAGGTGGCCTGTAGGTTGACAATGGCCCGTAAATCTCCTGGTGTCGGAGGCCAACACGACATTTATCCCGGCAACTCTCTGACCCGATCCTTTTCAGGATTCCAGAGAGTGCAGGAATCTCCATACCCGATACCTAGCCCTACGTTCGGCTGGGTGAATGCCACAGACGAAGCCATTCGCTTTGTCCATGACCCTAAAAACTTACAAGGCCTGTTATGCCCTGTGTTGATCTTGGGAGGCAGCGCAGAGGCTGTCGTAGATCATCGGGGTTTCAGTCATTGGGTCCACGAGGCATCGAAAGCCAGCGACGAACCAATAAGCTTTTTCAATATTCCAGGTGCTCGGCACGAACTACTCAACGAGATCGGTAGGACCATCACAACCGCTAGGCGCAACATCTTGTATTGGATGAAGCAAGAGGGCTTTAAGAACGAGGTTTTTCAAGATTGA
- a CDS encoding glycosyltransferase family 4 protein translates to MRIAIDARMIRPGSMHGIARYVYQLLKGLVTIGRDHRFFVLVNRGSPLEQVTWPEHIRLLTLKSQWISLREQKEIPLALNRVRAELFHAPSFVAPMFVPCKMIMTIHDLNHMVLPQFYTLFHQFYYQVIVRNSIQKSEYILTVSNFSKKEIVRTLGLSAEKIFVTYNGVSPRYHPIKDHQYIQYVRDIYGLPERFILCVSNNKPHKNVHQLVRAYCYSDVDVPLVLACPVDRSLISIAENYGKKHLIYFSKFIEEQHLPAFYSMTELFVYPSTYEGFGLPPLEALSCGTPVVVARSSSLPEVVGQHAIFANPYDFKAIAEALELGIKDQDLRCRLRSEGLLHARNFSWEKMTEQTLSVYEQCQEQRLCSRLGVSTV, encoded by the coding sequence ATGAGAATCGCGATTGATGCGCGAATGATTCGCCCGGGTAGCATGCATGGGATTGCACGCTATGTTTATCAGCTACTCAAGGGGCTTGTCACTATCGGTCGCGACCATCGCTTCTTCGTTTTGGTCAACCGTGGTTCGCCTCTTGAGCAGGTGACTTGGCCGGAACATATCAGGCTGCTGACTCTAAAGTCTCAGTGGATAAGCCTTCGCGAGCAAAAAGAGATCCCTCTTGCTTTGAACCGCGTGCGGGCGGAGCTATTTCACGCACCTTCATTTGTTGCGCCTATGTTTGTGCCATGCAAGATGATCATGACCATACATGACCTAAATCATATGGTATTGCCGCAATTCTATACTTTGTTTCATCAGTTTTATTATCAGGTGATTGTTCGAAATAGTATCCAGAAGTCGGAATATATTCTGACCGTCAGTAATTTTAGCAAGAAAGAAATCGTCAGAACTTTGGGGCTATCGGCAGAGAAAATTTTTGTCACCTATAATGGTGTGTCACCACGCTATCACCCTATCAAGGATCATCAGTATATCCAATATGTGCGAGATATTTATGGCCTTCCTGAGCGATTCATCCTCTGTGTGTCCAACAATAAGCCCCATAAAAATGTTCATCAGCTTGTTAGGGCGTACTGTTACTCAGATGTCGATGTGCCTCTGGTTTTAGCGTGTCCTGTTGATCGCAGCCTTATCAGCATCGCTGAAAACTACGGTAAAAAGCATCTTATCTATTTTTCAAAGTTTATCGAAGAGCAACACCTTCCTGCCTTTTACTCCATGACGGAGCTATTTGTTTACCCATCCACCTACGAAGGATTCGGCTTGCCTCCCCTCGAAGCGCTATCTTGTGGAACGCCGGTTGTCGTCGCGCGGTCCTCCAGCCTTCCCGAAGTTGTCGGTCAGCACGCCATATTTGCAAACCCGTATGACTTTAAAGCTATTGCTGAAGCACTAGAGCTAGGTATAAAAGATCAGGACCTACGGTGTCGTCTGAGATCCGAAGGTTTGCTTCACGCAAGAAACTTTTCCTGGGAAAAAATGACTGAGCAAACGTTGAGTGTTTACGAGCAGTGCCAGGAACAGCGGCTTTGTAGTCGGTTAGGGGTAAGCACAGTATGA
- a CDS encoding glycosyltransferase family 4 protein, whose translation MRIGINGRFLVAKRTGVQRAAYNLVRTLFEVDRSNEYILFTGRSQLENPEWDYPNVTIVPSFIKEGENFRNHLWEQFELPRLAKKYKVDILHSPANMAPLIYKRASIVHIHDLCFVVNPQWYSYLFHRVYNFIIPRLARKSTVVVTNSNNSRNDLLQFCDVDSEKVRLIYWAVDDTFHIVPKSSSLDKIKEGDYILYVGSLEPRKNISSLIKAYETLRLRNPDIKTKLVLIGGESPLFADAQLKIKSYKNDIIFKGFVPDDMLRAYYRKAKVVAYPSLYEGFGLPPLEAMASGSPVVTSNTSSLPEVVGDAALLVSPYDIDQIAATLARVIRSPQLQENLRQLGQEQVRKFNWYRVARNILGVYYEVYSGLTGKDSESHLSLDTWKDLVIKEKQFLEQSRLNRLRVQL comes from the coding sequence ATGAGAATCGGAATCAACGGGCGGTTTCTAGTGGCCAAACGAACGGGAGTTCAGCGAGCCGCTTATAACTTGGTGCGCACACTATTTGAAGTGGATCGCAGCAACGAGTACATCCTCTTCACCGGAAGAAGCCAATTGGAGAACCCTGAGTGGGACTATCCTAATGTGACAATTGTGCCGTCATTTATCAAAGAAGGTGAAAACTTTCGTAATCATCTTTGGGAGCAGTTCGAGCTGCCGCGTCTTGCCAAAAAGTATAAGGTGGACATTCTTCATTCTCCAGCCAATATGGCGCCTTTGATTTATAAGAGGGCATCGATTGTTCATATTCACGATCTTTGCTTCGTGGTCAATCCACAGTGGTATAGCTATCTATTTCATCGGGTCTATAACTTCATTATCCCTCGCTTGGCGCGGAAGTCGACAGTGGTGGTTACAAATAGCAATAACTCCCGCAATGACCTGCTCCAATTCTGCGATGTTGATTCCGAAAAGGTCAGGCTGATCTACTGGGCTGTAGATGACACCTTTCATATTGTGCCAAAAAGCTCTAGCTTGGATAAGATCAAGGAAGGGGATTATATTCTGTATGTAGGATCCTTGGAGCCGCGCAAGAATATCTCTAGTTTGATCAAAGCCTACGAAACGCTGCGCTTACGCAATCCCGATATAAAGACAAAATTGGTGCTGATTGGGGGAGAAAGTCCGTTATTTGCTGATGCCCAGCTTAAAATAAAGTCCTACAAAAACGACATTATATTTAAGGGCTTCGTTCCTGACGACATGCTACGAGCGTACTACCGCAAGGCCAAGGTTGTGGCGTATCCGAGCCTTTACGAGGGTTTTGGTTTACCCCCGTTGGAAGCCATGGCGAGCGGTTCGCCAGTGGTGACGTCGAACACCAGTTCTTTACCTGAAGTGGTGGGTGATGCAGCTTTATTGGTGAGTCCATATGACATTGATCAGATAGCAGCAACGTTGGCTCGTGTGATCCGTTCGCCGCAGCTCCAAGAGAACCTTAGGCAGCTGGGCCAAGAGCAAGTACGTAAGTTCAATTGGTATAGGGTTGCAAGAAATATCCTCGGGGTATATTACGAGGTTTACAGCGGGCTCACAGGGAAGGATAGTGAGTCACACCTTTCCTTGGATACATGGAAAGACTTGGTCATCAAAGAAAAGCAGTTCCTGGAGCAAAGTAGGCTGAATCGGCTTAGAGTTCAGCTCTAG